CCACGCAAGATACTGATCGGGAATGGAAAGCCTTCGCCGCCGATCTCCTGAACGGGTTGCTGGAAAATGGCTGTGCCAGTTGGTCACATCGCACCGTCCGCGATGTGACCACTCGCAAATCAACCAAGCCGAAACCAAAGAAAAAGCTGACGGGCTGGGACCATTCAGGGTTTGCGAATGACGATATCGACAGCATGCTTGACGAGTTGGAAGCGGAAGGTTTCGGGCCCGTCCTGCCGCCTTGTCCGGAGCAAGAGATTTTCGGCTCTGACCCGCGGTTGCCGCGTGCGACGACTGCCATGGCCGCCGTTCAGATCGCAAAACGGTTTGGCAATGCAGATGGCTTGCGCACTGCGTTGTGCGGTAGCCTGTCCGTGACGCATATCGCGGCGGGTGCTCCAGAACAAGTCGGCATCATCTGCAAGATGCTGTCATCGATGTTTGAACCCGAGGGACCTTGCTATGTACATGATAAGCCGAAGATTTTCCCCGTCAAAGATGTGATGGCGTCTCAAGCAAAGCCCCGTGGAGCCATCCTGGCCGAATTCAGTGAGGAATTTCAGACTTGTCTGATCGAGAACCGGAAGATCATTCTGGTATCGGCGACACGTCAAGAAGTTCCAGGGGCCCTTGCACCTATTTTGACGCAAAGGCTTGCCCTGCCGTTTGTCGACGGGGACATGCTGAGTGCGATTTTCCAGCAACTTTTCCCTGCGGCAAAGCCCGTCACCATCCTTGACTCCGATCCCGCCGTCGCAAATGCAACGGCTGAGGCGCTGACGCTCTGCGCTCGTGCCAATGGCCCCGCAGCGGCACTGACGAAGCTGCGGCAGGACAAGGTGCAGATGGTTCATGATGGACCCAGTCTTGCCGATTTTCCCTTGCCCGTCGCGGTGCGGGAGCCGCTTGACCAGCTGATCGCGGATCTGAGCGACTGGCGGTCAGGAAAAATCGGCTGGCAAGATGTGCAGCGTGGTATCCTTCTTTACGGCCCCCCCGGATGCGGCAAAACTGAAATCCCCCGGCTGATCGCAAAATCGGTCAATATTCCGGTGTTCGCCGGGTCTATGGCAACGTGGCAGTCTGAAACCGCCCGTGCCTCTGACATCTGCCGTGAAATGCGACTGTTTTTCAATAAAGCAAAGGCGGCTGCGCCGGCGGTTCTGTTCATCGATGAACTCGACAGTTTTGGTGACCGTGCAAGACCGCAGGATCAAAACAGCAGTTGGACAGATATGGTCATCGGCGGCCTGCTCGAATGTCTCGACGGGTTCAATGGGCTGGAAGGCGTGGTCGTTATCGCGGCAACAAATCACCTGTACAAGATCGACACAGCTTTGCGCCGCCCGGGCCGGTTCGACCGGTTGGTCTCGATTGATCACCCCACTCCGGATCTGATGCCGCAAGCATTCCGATGGCATTTGCACATGGATCTTGAGGGGGTCGATCTGGGTGAGGCAGCGCTGGCCGCAACGGGCATGACCGGCGCCGAGGTTGCCGCAACTGTCCGCGATGCCCGTGCGATCGCACGGCGGCACAAGCGAGCATTGGTGGTTGATGATCTGCTGACGGCAATCCGAAACCGACGCCCATGCATCGACAAATCACTGCATTGGCAGATTGCCGTTCATGAATGTGGACATGCGATTGCCGGGTACATGACTGGCCGGGCTATTCCGCATTTGCTGACGATCCATGGGAATGGTGGTGCCGCCGCAATGTCGCGGGTCCCAAGTGCCCTTCGACGGTCTGATTACGAAAAGGATCTTGTCTTGCTGATCGGGGGGCGGGCGGCCGAAAAACTGGTCTTTGATGCCCCGTCCGGCGGCGCAGGTGGCGACGCCGAATCTGACCTTGCGCAGGCAACCAAGATCGCCACTGCGATTGAGTCGAGCTATGGCCTCGGCGACAGTGGTCTGGTCTGGGATGGATCACCGGAACAGGCATTCGAGAAGATGCGCTTTGATCGCAACTTGCGGGACCGTGTGCAGAAGCATCTGGAAGCAGCAGAAAAAACTGCGATGACGATCTTGCAGATCCATCACAAACTGCTCCTGGAAATGGCCCAGAGCCTGCTTGAAACGGGGGTGCTGACAGGTGAAGTCCTTCAGTCCTATCTGGACCGTTTGGCTGTCACACCCCCTGCACCAGATCCTGATGCCAAAGCAGACGACGCCCGAGATCAGGGCAGAATGGTCGTAGACCAAGAAAAACTCGAACCGAGTTGAAGAAGTTAAAAGAGATCCCGCGCCGACGAAGGCGCGGGGCGTTCCCGCCCGAAAACAGCGGCCATGGGAACGCAAATACAAGGCTGGCTAAAAAACGAGTGATTGCCCTTGAAAATTATGAACGAGCCATCCAAAATATATGCGAAAAATTTTGGCCTAAATCGGCAACATGTTTTTCTTATTAATCAGTTATTTGCCCAATCAGCCGTTAGTTCACCAATCCCAGCCCCCCCTGAAATATGCGAATAAGTTTAACCCAAGCAATTGATTTATATAGGTTATCCACAATCGCATGTGGGCCGAAGGCTTTCTTTGAAACAAGATTGACCTTAAATAGAAACAAGAAACCAAAAAGGGCCAATACATGAAAACGCTGTATCTCTTGCTTGCCAGGTATGACGGGAAGCCTTTTATTCCGATTGACAATGTTCTGGAAGATTTTTTCTGCGGTATGTCAAAGAAGGTGTTCCTGCATAAAATTGACAGCGGGGAAATCCGACTGCCAATGTGCCGTTTGCATCCCGGGCAGAAAGCGATCAAAGGTGTGAGTGTGCAAGACTTGGCGGACTACCTTGACGCCTGTTCTGCGGCTGCACGCAAAGAGCTGCAAAAAAAGCGGACGATCCGCCCGGATTATTCTCATGTGGAACCCGATCATCTTCCCGATGGCCCGTTTTGACGCAGGCGGCGGTATCAATGTTCTGCTGGCCCTTTCGGGCCTGACAAATCCGCCAGCCGTTGCGGCAGGTTCGACCGACTGTGCAGAAAGTCGATGACAATCACTTGCCGCTCATCCTCGATGAACACCACGAAATGCTGGCCCGCCCTTGCGAAGCGAAGGTCTTCGGGAAGGTTAGGGTCAATGATCCGCCGGCAATCCTGCGTCTGAGCTTTGCCCGCTGCGATGGCATTGCAGATATCGATCAGATCTTGCGCATAGGCATCCGCTTGCCGTGGCCCAAAGGTTTCAAAGGTCCATCTGGCGATCTCGCTCAGCGAGGCCTCTGCCGCCCGTGTCAGGCGCCATGATTTGGGCATTACCGGGCCTGGCGCACAGCGTCAAAGACACGGCGCATGGCATCCTCGCCGCTACCCTGTGCCAGATCACCCTTACGGGCCTGCTCCAGACCAACGGTCAGGCGAGAACGCAGCGCCTCCAACTCACTTTCCTCACGCTCCAACAGCCGCAGACCGGCCCGCAGCGCCTCGGACGCGTTCTGGAACCGCCCCGCCGCGATCAGACGGTCAACCAGCTCGGACTGGGTATCAGTTAGAACGACATTTCTCGTGGCCATGATTTGCCCCCCGCAAAGTTATTGGCAATATATGCCAATGCCGGACATTTGTCCATATACAGCGTGGATCACCCCGCCCCCAGCAGGTGCCGGAAGAGGGGGGGCGCCGACGGCCGTTTTCATACCCTGCACCACAATATTTCAGAAGTTTTTCCGCCCATGACTGGACCCATCGGTACACCATGCGTACACCATGGCATGGCGTACCGTCATTTATTCAATATATTCAATACTCATCGTGGTGTACCTGTCCCATCCATCATCGGGGCACAGGACAATCTGGCGTTCTGAGTTATCTGCATTTCTCAATCTTCAAACTGGTGGCGTCGGTGCCAGAACAAAAGGTCGGGCCGCGACACGCCCCTGCCCCGCACCTACCCTCCTTTGGCCCCGCACGGCAACAAGCGGGGCAAGCCGGGGCTGGCGATTTCCCATCGTGCCAGAATTGACCGCGACATCCCCCGTCACATAGTCGATTGGCGCGGCCTAGGCAAACCGCCGCGTTGCAAACTGTGCGGGTGCCGCTGTCCGCGGCCGTGGGGTAAGAAAGCATAAAGCAAGGCTTGACGAGCAACTAACATAGGTGGCCCCCTTGCGCATGGTAGGCACTGAACGCGCCGATGGCTGACTGATTATCCGCAACATTCTGATAACACGCAGCTATCCGCGTGGTTCCGGCAACAGCCGCCGCCTTGCGGGGTTTTTGGGTATCTTTGCCAGCGCACAACTATCCACAGCTAATTCATCGCCATGCCAGAAAAGTCTTTACAGAAACTTGCTTTCCAGACACCATATCTAGTAAGCGTTCGCAGAAGCGCCCGAACAAGTAGCGTTTTATACAGTGCCTTGTGGACCACATACTGGCACGCGCAAATTTAGAGGCGGACATGTCGGCAGCCGAACTATACCTGTCAAACGACGACATCCACCCGATCGACATGGTCGAAACCTTGGCTACCCATCATGACTGGGATTTCGACCGCTTGGCCGATGACCAGATCGTTATGGTGATCGACGGGCAATGGCGCCGCTACAGCCTGTCTTTGGCGCTGGCCCCCGGCGGCGATGTGTTGCGCCTGATCTGCACCTTCGAGATGGACCCACCAGAGGCGGCCATGCCCGCGCTGTATGAAACCCTGAGCCGCGCCAATGACATGGTGTGGTCCGGGTCGTTCAGCTTTTGGGAAGAGCAGCGCCTGATGGTCTGGCGCTATGGTTTGCTGATGTCGGATGAGCAGCCTGCCGGGATCGACCAGATCGACCGGATGCTGCATAGCGCGCTTACCGCTGCCGAACGGTTCTATCCCGCCTTTCAACTGGTCGCTTGGGCCGGGCACAGCCCGAAGGCGGCGCTGGACCTTGCCTTGGCCGATGCGGTTGGGCGTGCTTAAGGCACAGGGCACATCCAGCACCCCGCGCAGGGCCAAGACCCCTTGAACCTTGTTTTGGCCGGGCGCATGATGCGGGCCAAGGCAACTGGGGTATTCAAATGCAGGACATCGACGCGCGCGGCCTTGTGCTGCTGGGCTGCGGGAAAATGGGATCCGCCATGCTGGCCGGGTGGCTGGCGCGCGGTGTGCAGCCCACGACGGTGCATGTTGTGGACCCAAACCCCTCTGACTGGCTGCGCGGCACCGGCGTGCAGATCAATGCGGGCCTGCCCCCGGCCCCGGCGGTTGCGGTGCTGGCGGTCAAACCACAGATGATGGGCGCGGCCCTGCCGCGGCTGGCGGCCTTGGGCGATGGTGACACGCTGTTTTTGTCCATCGCTGCGGGCACGACCTTGGCCAGTCTTGCCCATGCCTTGGGCACCCAAAGCCCCATCATTCGCGCCATGCCCAACACCCCCGCCGCCGTGGGCGCCGGGATTACCGCGATGATCGGCAATGCGCAGGTCAGCGCCGACCATCTGGAACAGGCGGAACAGCTGCTATCCGCCATCGGCGCGGTGGTCACGCTGGAAGACGAATCGCAGATGGATGCTGTCACCGGCCTGTCCGGCTCTGGCCCCGCCTATGTGTTCCATATGATCGAAGCCATGGCGCAAGCGGGCATGTCGCAGGGGTTGGCCCCCGATCTGGCCATGCAACTTGCCCGCGCCACCGTGATCGGGGCGGCCAAATTGGCCGATGACAGCCCGGATAGCGCCGCCACGCTGCGCCAGAATGTCACCAGCCCCAATGGCACCACCGCCGCAGCCCTTGCGGTGCTGATGGATGAGGCGACCGGCCTGCCCCCGCTGATGGCCCGCGCGATCAAGGCCGCCGCCCACCGCTCGCGCGAGTTGGCGCAATGACGATCAGTTTCGACGATTTTCAAAAGGTCGATATCCGCGTGGGCCGCGTGACCCGCGCCGAAGCCTTCCCAGAAGCGCGCAAGCCCGCGATCAAGCTTTGGATCGATTTCGGCGCAGAACTTGGCGAAAAGAAATCCTCGGCACAGATTACCGGGCTTTACGATGCCGCCGCACTGGTCGGGCGGCAGGTGATGGCGGTGGTCAATTTTCCGCCCCGCCAGATCGGGCCATTCATGTCAGAAGTTCTGGTGCTGGGCACGGCGGATGATGCGGGCCATATCTCGCTTGTTGCGCCGGACCACCCCGTGCCGCTGGGCGCAAGATTGCATTAAGGGAACACCATGGCCGAGCTTTACATTACCCGCCCGCTGCCCGACCGTGTTGTCGCCCGCGCGCGTGAGCGGTTCAATGTGACCCTGCGTGAGCAGACAACACCGCTGAAAAAGGGCGAGATGCGCGCGGCGCTGGTGCTTTATGACGTGGTGCTGCCCACCTTGGGTGACATGTTCACCGCCGAGGTGTTCGAGGGTATGCAGAGCGCGCGCTGCAAGCTACTGGCCAATTTCGGTGTGGGTTACAACCATATCGACGTGGCCGCCGCGCGGGATATCGGCATTGCCGTTACCAACACGCCCGGTGCCGTGACAGAGGCCACCGCCGATATTGCGCTGATGCTGATGCTGATGACCGCGCGCCGCGCAGGCGAAGGCGAACGCATGTTGCGCGCAGGTAAATGGGCCGGGTGGCACCCCACGCAAATGCTGGGCCTGCATCTGGGCGGCAAGACCTGCGGCATTGTCGGCATGGGCCGCATCGGTCAGGCGATTGCCCGGCGCGCGCATTTCGGGCTGGGCATGAACGTGATTTATCACAACCGTTCCGCCAAAGAGTGTGACATGCCCGCGCGGCAGGTGGGTGATCTGGCCGAATTGATGGGCGCGGCGGATATAGTCGTGCTGGCGGTTCCGGGCGGCGCGGACACAAGGCACCTGATCGGGGCAGAGGCATTGGCCGCCATGCAGCCCCACGCGCATTTGGTCAATATCGCGCGCGGCGATGTGGTGGATGAGGCAGCCCTGATTGCCGCGTTGCAAGCGGGCCAGATTGCCGGTGCCGGGCTGGATGTGTATGAACACGAACCCAATGTGCCCAACGCACTGCGCAGCATGGAAAACGTGGTGCTGCTGCCGCATCTGGGCACGGCTGCGCTGGATGTGCGCGAAGGAATGGGAATGATGGCCGTCGAAAACGCCATCGCCCATCTGGACGGACAGCCCCTTTTGAACCCGGTCTGAGATGGTGGCGCAGGCCGAGATTGCCGTCATTGGCGCTGGCGTCGTGGGCTTGGCCTGCGCGCTGCGTTTGCACCAAGCGGGGCATGAGGTGATCTTGATTGCCCCAGAGGATGAAGAAATCGGCGCAAGCTACGGAAATGCAGGGGTTATTGCCGATTATGCCGTCATGCCAGTGGGCACGCCCGACGTGCTGCGCGACCTGCCGCGTTTGCTGTTCGACCGCGACAGCCCCCTAGCCATGCGCCACGCAGCGATTGTAACGCTCGCACCGTGGCTTTTGCGCTTTGCGCGCGAGTGCCTGCCCCGACGGGCGCAGGCCAATGCGCAGGCGATTGCCGCGCTTCTGGCACCCTCGGCGCAGATGTGGCGCGACCTGGCGGGGGAAATCGGCGCGCGCGAGCAGTTGAAAGCGCATGGCTCGCTGTACCTGTATGAAACGCCGAAACAAGCCGTGCAACTGGCCAGCTACCGCGATCTGGGCGTTGCGGTCGAGGGGCTGACGGGCGCTGAACTGGGCCAGTTGGAACCCAGCTTGCGCGGCCATGCCGGCGGCGCGTTCTTTCCCAACACGCTGACGGTGAATGACCCGGCAACGCTGTTGCGCGCCTTGCGCGCGGCGGTGGCGGATATTCCACGCATTCCGACGACCGTTCAGAGGTTGGAGCGTGGCCCAACCGGTCTGCGCGTAACCGGCCCCGACCTTGATCTGCGCGCGCGACGCGTGGTGCTGGCCGCTGGCGCATGGTCAAAGCGGCTGGCCGCACAGGCGGGCGATCGCGTGCCCTTGGACACCGAACGCGGCTACCATCTGGAATATGACATGCCCGAAAACCCGCTGACCCGGCAGACCAGCCCGGTCGCGCGCGGCTTTTATTTTTGCCCCATGCAGGGCCGGCTGCGGGTGGCGGGCACGGTGGAACTGGGGGGGCTAAGCGCGCCGCCTGCGCCGCACCGTTGGGACATGCTGGAACGTGGCGCGCGCGCCATCCTGCCCGAGTTGGGCGCACCAAGCCGCCGCTGGATGGGGTTTCGCCCTTCGATACCGGATTCGCGCCCGGTCATCGGGCCGTCCCGGCTGGGGGCGGATGTGATCCATGCCTACGGCCATGGCCATTTGGGGCTGACACTGGCACCGGTCACTGCACAGATCGTGACCGATATGGTGGCAGGCCGCGCGCCCATGCTGGACCCTGCCCCCTACCGGGTGGACCGGTTCTGACGTAGCGCCCGGCCCACACTGGTCGCCAAGAACAGCCCTGCCGCCACCACCACAATGGACGGCCCCGAGGGCGTGTCTTGCACCAGCGACAGTTGCAACCCACCCCAGACCGACAGCCCGCCAAGCGCGACCGCGCCCAGTGCCATGCTCTCTGGCCCGCGCGCCACGTTGCGCGCCGCGGCCGCCGGGATAATCAGCATCGCCGCAATCAAGAGCGCGCCCACAATTTTCAGCGACACCGCCACCACAATGGCCAGCGCCACGGTCAGCACCAACCGTTCGCGCGCGGGGTTCAGGCCCGCGGCATGGGCCAGATCCTCTGACAAGGTGGCGGTCAGCAATGGCCGCCAGCGCCATGCCAGCAAGGCCAGCACCGCCACGGCACCAAGCGCGATCACAGCCAGATCCATGCGCGAGACGGCCAGAATATCGCCGAACAGGTAGCTTGACAGGTCCACCCGCACGCCGGGCAGATAAGACACCGCGACCAAACCACAGGCCAGCGCCGAATGTGCCAGCACGCCCAGCGTGGTATCCATCGCCCAGCCGCGCCCAGCCAGCGCGGCCACCGTCATTGCCATCGCCAAAGCCACCAGAATAATGCCTAAATACAGGTTCAACGCAAAGCCAAGCGCCAGCGCCACGCCCAGAATAGCCGCATGTGCCGTCGCATCGCCAAAATAGGCCATGCGCCGCCAGACCACGAAACAGCCCAAAGGGCCCGCCGCCAACGCGACCATCAGCCCCGCAAGCAGCGCGCGCAGCAAGAAATCATCCAGCATGGGCGTGGTCCTTATGATCGTGATCGTGGTCATGGTCATGGTCGTGGTCATGCACATGCTGGTAAAGCGCCAAGGCCCCTTGCGTGCCCAGCCCGAACAGCGCCCGATATTCGGGGGCCGCGCGCACCACATGCGGCGCACCGGCGCAGCAAATATGCCCGTTCAGGCAGATCACGCGGTCTGATGCGCTCATCACGACATGCAGATCATGGCTGACCGACAGCACCGCACAGCCCAATTCGCGGCGGACATCTTCGATCAGCCGGTAGAAGGCCGCTGTGCCGGGCTGGTCCAGCCCTGCCGTGGCCTCGTCCAGAATCAGAATGTCGGGGCGCGACAACAGCGCGCGGGCCAGCAGCACACGCTGGAACTGCCCGCCCGAGAGTGTGGTCATATCCTGCCCGGCAATATCGGGCACGCCCACGCGCGCCAGCACCTCGGCCATGCGCGCCTTGCTTTGGCGGTCGGGCAAGGACAGAAAGCGCGCTACCGGCATGGGCATGGTCGGGTCGATATGCAGCTTTTGCGGCACATAGCCAATGCGCAGCCCCGGCTGCCGGGTTACACGGCCGGTGGATGGCGCAACCACACCCAAAAGCGCGCGCAACAACGTGCTTTTGCCCGACCCGTTGGGGCCGACGATGGTCACAATCTCCCCCGGCGCAATGCTTAGGTCAACATTGTGCAGCACCTCGCGCCCGCCAAGGCGCACGGCAAGCTGTTCGGTGGAAATCAGGCTCATGCGCGCGCCCCTTGGCAGGTGCGGCATTGGCCTACCGCTTCGATGGTCGCGCGCTCCATGGCGAACCCGGCGGCCTGGGCCGCGTCCGACAGCGCAGCGGTCACGGCACTGGCCGGCGCTTCGGTCACACTGTCGCAGGCGGTGCAGATCAGGAAGGCCGCCGCGTGGTCATGCGCGGGTTGCGCGCAGGCAGTAAAAGCATTCAAGCGGCGAATGCGGTGGGCAAAGCCATGCTCGACCAGCCAGTTCAGCGCGCGATAGGCGACGGGGGGCTGGGTGCCATAGCCCTCGGCAGCCAGTTTTTCCAGCACATCATAGGCCCCCATCGCCCCATGGGCGGCGATCAACATCTCTAGCGTGCGCAGGCGCACCGGGGTCAGGCGCAGCCCCATGCGCGCGGCGCGGGCCTCTGCTTGCGACAGGATGCTTGCCGCCCCTTGCGGGCCGCTATGGTCCGGGCAGCAAAAGGCGCTGTGTGTGGTGTCGCTCATCATATGGGCCTTGACTGTTATGTTATTACGTTAGATAGGGTCTGTAACTATGTAACACAAGGAGACAGAGATGCGCTACTCCATCGCTTTGGCCGCTGCAATGCTCGCCAGCCCGCTTGCGGCCCATGATATCCGCGTTGTGACCGATATTCCGGTGGCGCATTCGCTGGCCGCTATGGTGCTGGGCGACCATGGAACAGTTGACCTGATGCTGGAGCGCGGCGCGAATGCCCATTCCTACCAGTTGCGCCCATCGCAGGCGCAGGCCTTGGCGCAAGCCGATATCGTGGTCTGGATGGGCGAACGCATGACGCCCTGGATGGGCCGCGCGATCAGCGGATTGAGCGGCGACACCCATGCCATGGCGCTGTTGCAGGTCGAGAGCGCGCTTTTGCGCGAGTTCGGACAGGCAAAGGACGCGCATGACGGGCATGAGCATGACCATTCACATGACGACCATTCACATGACGACCACGCGCATGAGGGCCACGGCCACGATCATGACCACGCGCATGACCACGGCCATAGCCATGACGACGATCACGCCGGGCACGCGCATTCCGGCCTTGACCCGCATGCTTGGCTGGACACCCGCAATGCCGCCATCTGGGTGGATGCCATCGCCGCTGAACTCAGCGAACACATGCCCGACCATGCTGCCGAATTCGCCGCCAATGCAGAGGCCGCAAAGGCCCAGATCACGGCCCTGACCGCCGAGATCGACACAATCCTCGCCCCCGCGCGCGACATGGCCTTTGTCACCTTTCACGATGCCTATGGCTATCTGGTCAACCAGTTCGACCTGACGCAAGCGGGCGCGATTGCGCTGGGCGACGCGGCCAGCCCCGGTGCGCAGCGCTTGGCAGAACTGCGCGCCGATATGCAGGCCGATGCGGCTGTCTGCATCTTCCCCGAAGCGGCGCATGACCCTGCCTTGGTCACGACCATGATCGAAGGTACCGGCGTGCGGCTTGGCGCCACGCTTGACCCCGCGGGCAGCCTTCTGGACCCCGGCGCAGATCTGTATGGCACGCTGATGCGCAACATCGCGCAGGCTATTGCCGACTGCGCGCAGGGCTAGACGAAACTGCGCCCAAAGGTTAGGTCTGGGGCAGACAGCCCCGGACCGAAAGCGCCCCAAGATGACCGCATTGACCTTGTATCTGGCAGCCCCGCGCGGCTTTTGTGCGGGCGTGGACCGTGCGATCAAGATCGTGGAAATGGCCTTGGAAAAATGGGGCGCGCCGGTCTATGTGCGCCACGAGATCGTGCATAACAAATTCGTGGTCGACAGCCTGCGCGACAAGGGCGCGGTCTTTGTCGAGGAGTTGGACGACTGCCCCGATGACCGCCCGGTGATCTTTTCCGCGCATGGCGTGCCGAAATCGGTGCCCGCAGCGGCGCAGGCGCGGCAGATGCTGTTCGTCGATGCCACCTGCCCCTTGGTCAGCAA
This genomic window from Roseibaca calidilacus contains:
- a CDS encoding AAA family ATPase; the encoded protein is MPKPKNATQDTDREWKAFAADLLNGLLENGCASWSHRTVRDVTTRKSTKPKPKKKLTGWDHSGFANDDIDSMLDELEAEGFGPVLPPCPEQEIFGSDPRLPRATTAMAAVQIAKRFGNADGLRTALCGSLSVTHIAAGAPEQVGIICKMLSSMFEPEGPCYVHDKPKIFPVKDVMASQAKPRGAILAEFSEEFQTCLIENRKIILVSATRQEVPGALAPILTQRLALPFVDGDMLSAIFQQLFPAAKPVTILDSDPAVANATAEALTLCARANGPAAALTKLRQDKVQMVHDGPSLADFPLPVAVREPLDQLIADLSDWRSGKIGWQDVQRGILLYGPPGCGKTEIPRLIAKSVNIPVFAGSMATWQSETARASDICREMRLFFNKAKAAAPAVLFIDELDSFGDRARPQDQNSSWTDMVIGGLLECLDGFNGLEGVVVIAATNHLYKIDTALRRPGRFDRLVSIDHPTPDLMPQAFRWHLHMDLEGVDLGEAALAATGMTGAEVAATVRDARAIARRHKRALVVDDLLTAIRNRRPCIDKSLHWQIAVHECGHAIAGYMTGRAIPHLLTIHGNGGAAAMSRVPSALRRSDYEKDLVLLIGGRAAEKLVFDAPSGGAGGDAESDLAQATKIATAIESSYGLGDSGLVWDGSPEQAFEKMRFDRNLRDRVQKHLEAAEKTAMTILQIHHKLLLEMAQSLLETGVLTGEVLQSYLDRLAVTPPAPDPDAKADDARDQGRMVVDQEKLEPS
- a CDS encoding pyocin activator PrtN family protein, with translation MKTLYLLLARYDGKPFIPIDNVLEDFFCGMSKKVFLHKIDSGEIRLPMCRLHPGQKAIKGVSVQDLADYLDACSAAARKELQKKRTIRPDYSHVEPDHLPDGPF
- a CDS encoding type II toxin-antitoxin system RelE/ParE family toxin, translated to MPKSWRLTRAAEASLSEIARWTFETFGPRQADAYAQDLIDICNAIAAGKAQTQDCRRIIDPNLPEDLRFARAGQHFVVFIEDERQVIVIDFLHSRSNLPQRLADLSGPKGPAEH
- a CDS encoding type II toxin-antitoxin system ParD family antitoxin is translated as MATRNVVLTDTQSELVDRLIAAGRFQNASEALRAGLRLLEREESELEALRSRLTVGLEQARKGDLAQGSGEDAMRRVFDAVRQAR
- a CDS encoding YbjN domain-containing protein, producing the protein MSAAELYLSNDDIHPIDMVETLATHHDWDFDRLADDQIVMVIDGQWRRYSLSLALAPGGDVLRLICTFEMDPPEAAMPALYETLSRANDMVWSGSFSFWEEQRLMVWRYGLLMSDEQPAGIDQIDRMLHSALTAAERFYPAFQLVAWAGHSPKAALDLALADAVGRA
- the proC gene encoding pyrroline-5-carboxylate reductase translates to MQDIDARGLVLLGCGKMGSAMLAGWLARGVQPTTVHVVDPNPSDWLRGTGVQINAGLPPAPAVAVLAVKPQMMGAALPRLAALGDGDTLFLSIAAGTTLASLAHALGTQSPIIRAMPNTPAAVGAGITAMIGNAQVSADHLEQAEQLLSAIGAVVTLEDESQMDAVTGLSGSGPAYVFHMIEAMAQAGMSQGLAPDLAMQLARATVIGAAKLADDSPDSAATLRQNVTSPNGTTAAALAVLMDEATGLPPLMARAIKAAAHRSRELAQ
- a CDS encoding tRNA-binding protein; this encodes MTISFDDFQKVDIRVGRVTRAEAFPEARKPAIKLWIDFGAELGEKKSSAQITGLYDAAALVGRQVMAVVNFPPRQIGPFMSEVLVLGTADDAGHISLVAPDHPVPLGARLH
- a CDS encoding 2-hydroxyacid dehydrogenase; its protein translation is MAELYITRPLPDRVVARARERFNVTLREQTTPLKKGEMRAALVLYDVVLPTLGDMFTAEVFEGMQSARCKLLANFGVGYNHIDVAAARDIGIAVTNTPGAVTEATADIALMLMLMTARRAGEGERMLRAGKWAGWHPTQMLGLHLGGKTCGIVGMGRIGQAIARRAHFGLGMNVIYHNRSAKECDMPARQVGDLAELMGAADIVVLAVPGGADTRHLIGAEALAAMQPHAHLVNIARGDVVDEAALIAALQAGQIAGAGLDVYEHEPNVPNALRSMENVVLLPHLGTAALDVREGMGMMAVENAIAHLDGQPLLNPV
- a CDS encoding NAD(P)/FAD-dependent oxidoreductase, which codes for MVAQAEIAVIGAGVVGLACALRLHQAGHEVILIAPEDEEIGASYGNAGVIADYAVMPVGTPDVLRDLPRLLFDRDSPLAMRHAAIVTLAPWLLRFARECLPRRAQANAQAIAALLAPSAQMWRDLAGEIGAREQLKAHGSLYLYETPKQAVQLASYRDLGVAVEGLTGAELGQLEPSLRGHAGGAFFPNTLTVNDPATLLRALRAAVADIPRIPTTVQRLERGPTGLRVTGPDLDLRARRVVLAAGAWSKRLAAQAGDRVPLDTERGYHLEYDMPENPLTRQTSPVARGFYFCPMQGRLRVAGTVELGGLSAPPAPHRWDMLERGARAILPELGAPSRRWMGFRPSIPDSRPVIGPSRLGADVIHAYGHGHLGLTLAPVTAQIVTDMVAGRAPMLDPAPYRVDRF
- a CDS encoding metal ABC transporter permease, which codes for MLDDFLLRALLAGLMVALAAGPLGCFVVWRRMAYFGDATAHAAILGVALALGFALNLYLGIILVALAMAMTVAALAGRGWAMDTTLGVLAHSALACGLVAVSYLPGVRVDLSSYLFGDILAVSRMDLAVIALGAVAVLALLAWRWRPLLTATLSEDLAHAAGLNPARERLVLTVALAIVVAVSLKIVGALLIAAMLIIPAAAARNVARGPESMALGAVALGGLSVWGGLQLSLVQDTPSGPSIVVVAAGLFLATSVGRALRQNRSTR
- a CDS encoding metal ABC transporter ATP-binding protein, producing the protein MSLISTEQLAVRLGGREVLHNVDLSIAPGEIVTIVGPNGSGKSTLLRALLGVVAPSTGRVTRQPGLRIGYVPQKLHIDPTMPMPVARFLSLPDRQSKARMAEVLARVGVPDIAGQDMTTLSGGQFQRVLLARALLSRPDILILDEATAGLDQPGTAAFYRLIEDVRRELGCAVLSVSHDLHVVMSASDRVICLNGHICCAGAPHVVRAAPEYRALFGLGTQGALALYQHVHDHDHDHDHDHDHKDHAHAG
- a CDS encoding Fur family transcriptional regulator — protein: MMSDTTHSAFCCPDHSGPQGAASILSQAEARAARMGLRLTPVRLRTLEMLIAAHGAMGAYDVLEKLAAEGYGTQPPVAYRALNWLVEHGFAHRIRRLNAFTACAQPAHDHAAAFLICTACDSVTEAPASAVTAALSDAAQAAGFAMERATIEAVGQCRTCQGARA
- a CDS encoding zinc ABC transporter substrate-binding protein; the encoded protein is MRYSIALAAAMLASPLAAHDIRVVTDIPVAHSLAAMVLGDHGTVDLMLERGANAHSYQLRPSQAQALAQADIVVWMGERMTPWMGRAISGLSGDTHAMALLQVESALLREFGQAKDAHDGHEHDHSHDDHSHDDHAHEGHGHDHDHAHDHGHSHDDDHAGHAHSGLDPHAWLDTRNAAIWVDAIAAELSEHMPDHAAEFAANAEAAKAQITALTAEIDTILAPARDMAFVTFHDAYGYLVNQFDLTQAGAIALGDAASPGAQRLAELRADMQADAAVCIFPEAAHDPALVTTMIEGTGVRLGATLDPAGSLLDPGADLYGTLMRNIAQAIADCAQG